cttacgggttttgtgaaacacaaaataatggttttagttctacataacagGTTATTTAGAACTACGAATAgtaccttttttttttcaaaacccgtgcgggttttggcttggtaagagggttggaaaactaccctaaggcttgcaagcccatttttgtccctttacacattttttcatcatccaacatgatttctcggcttcatcgtcatcaggtttacaaatgatcaaccataatctcacacatcttcttagttttctgaccatataattttttctatttttggacaacattagcatagtaaattttaattttctttatcagtgccttaatagtcctcacaaacatatgtctaccattttttttaataacttttgatacacttgaccaaattcaaaataaactgcatattattgttctacactatattctatacactttaaaaacaaatgcatttttgtattattttgatgcaagttatgcccaacgcacaaacaggtaccaaattttcaagatgcagtcacttcaaaaaatcataaaaaaaaatactcaacggaaaattacaaaaaaaatacacaacttctagatctcactcttacctatcatcctaccaaagggttttacaAAATACTAAATTTAACTATATGTTTTGTGCAGCGCAaaaaaatagctatgttatgttttttctgaaaaaatcaggaacaatttttcgtgtgtgaaaggtttgaccctcttaatcttatccaattttaaagaaatttagtagtttagaaactagattcagagtactacaattcttattcttttctcaactcctagttttgagtgcatgaccttcaaatatctctttgaagttcaagtttacctattttcaaagaaaaaaagaaaagtggccacttatacccctttttgttcaccatcttggtgcacttacccttaagAAAATTGATAGTATTAATAGATGGATAAGAAATACACAATTAATGGAGAGAACAAATGTGTAAAACCCGACAACATATTCTATACAACTAGTGATATTTAGCTAATTTACAAAGACTGTGTTATAACTATCACCTTGTTTAATCCTAGATATGCTTGTGACTACCCTTGTTCAACCTAACCATCAACTTCTAATTTCAACTCAAATTGTATTTAGCATTATATAAAGGAAAATGTTTAGATCTTTAAACTAACACAAGATGGTTTGATTTCTCTCAGGTGTAATAACTAAAACTCTTTCCATGTGTCACTAGTATATAACCTGAGTTCCAAGTTCTTAAGATGTTTTAACTTTCATTAATATGTCTAGTGATTCCTTGGTAATATTTGGAATGCCTTTATGTGCTACTCATGCATAATTGACATTTTCCGCAATCTAACAAATCCAACAAGAAGATGTTATTTATATTCTCTTTATTGTATCCACTCTCCAAggtggattagattggatttgacaAGACATTATTGTACTTGTATGACTGGACATGACATGGAAAAATAACATGCTCTTCTTGTGCATATCTAGTGGGCTTATACTTAGATTTTGAGAGGTAAGACACTCATTTAGCTTGTGTGGCAATGCAACACCATTGTCTCCAATACAAGCCTTCACATTACATAGTAGATTTTTTAGGCTCCAAACATACAAACAAAACTATAAAGCACAACAATTAATGCACACTTCATAGTAaaacaaaatagaagaaaagttaatcattttttatttaatgCAACATATCTAAAATTCTAAGATGTGTCATAAACACACAAATCAAGACTTCTAACATATGAGCAAATAAGATAATGATCATATTTAGTAAAGTTAACTTGGTATCGAGAAAATAAATTTTGAAATGAATGTACCTGGCCATTCTATACAATCTAGTCTAAAGATGGAGATGTGCCATGTGGCATAGTCTTAGgtgaagaaactattagataattgataagattgaaatgatttatagtgaTAATTGACCAATGAATTTAaacataaatattattatataCTAAATTAAGAAGTATAATAACATGATAAGATTATTACAAAATAAACCCGATAATTGTATACTCAACATATAAAGTGGAATTTTGATGATGAAGTTGCTTTAATGTTTAATTGACATTTTAAAGCAGCAATGGTGACACAACATTttcattaaagaaaagaaaaccttGCTTTTTCATATCTTAAATATGTATTAAAGCTATAACACCATGGGAATTTCCAAGTCTGGTTCGCAAAGCGCCCTCTGTATTCATGATCAAGGTAGGCAAAAGCAGTCATAAAAAAAAAGTGAGgaggaataattttttttgattgaGAGAAGGAATAATATATTGCCAAGAATGACAGACAGACATGACCAGAACCCCACTTATGAACTGTATTTCCATGGAAATTGGCTGAAACGAGGCAATGCCATAGGTTGGGCTCACACAAGAAGGCATCAGAACGTCCCTGTCCCTCCCTGGGGCCTGGCCAAAAGAGAAAGCGCTCAATCTCTTTAGCATCTCCATGATGAGATCAATCTCTTTCCTCTCCCCCTTTGCACAATTCCAGCTCATTCCCGGAAACACCCCAAAGTATTATTCTTCTCCTCCCCAAGGACGCAAACTACCCACCTTCTATAATATCTTTCAACTGCCTCATACAGAGCATCACAAGTAATTTCAGAGGCAGAGGTGATTGATCACAATGCCGGAGGCTGGAGCTCGAAAACGTGTGATGCCCCCGATGCAGGGCAAGGTGCCGAGATTTGTATGCGGAGTGATAACATGCATAATAGTGGTGGTTGGTCTAGTGGTGCTCATCGCATGGCTCTCTCTGCAGCCCCACAAGCCCAAGTACTATTTGGAGTACGGCTCCGCCTCCTTCTTGAAAGTCTCTGACGATGGCATGGTGAGCGCCAAAATGCAGTTCAATCTGACCACCAGGAATTCCAACAAGAAAATCGGCATATACTATGACAGAATAGCGGTCATGATGTCCTACGATGGGGACTACTTTGCATGGGGGTCGATGCTTCCATTCTACCAGCACCACAAGAACACCACTTATTTGCACACCAATCTGTATGGGGAGATGGTTAACCTGCAAGGGGCAAAGTCCCACGATTTGAGGTTGGAGCATTCTTCTGGGAAAGTGGATCTGGTGTTGGAGGTGTATGCATCTGTGAGGTTCAAGGTGGGGAGCTGGAAGTCCGGGCATTACACGCTCCGAGTCAAGTGTCGCAATGCCAAATTGGACGTGACCAACGGAACTTTCCAACGCACCAAATGCAAGGTCAAGGTCTAAGGATTGGATTCTGGATCGCTTGCTCTGCTACTTTTAGGGTACTGGGTTTGCCTCTGGTTTTATAGTTTGTATGATTGATTGCTTGGTTTCTTTCACAAGGCGTGCATGGACGGTGAAGGTCGTTGTGGATTTTTTCCATTTTTAATTAGAGGATTGTAAGTGTTTATCAATGGTGTAAGTTACAAAATTTGTAAACTTGTGTTGTAGGGGTGAGGGTTCAATAGTAATTGTGCAGGTTAATTTTGTAAGCATGTATCAATTTTTATTGTCATAAATTTCGTAGAgatgaattaaatttttttatttttattaacagATTTTAAGTGTTTGTCAATGATGTAGTTTTCAAAATTTGTAAACTTGTATTTCTCAAAGGAAAGTGTTATAAGAGAGATGGATTAATAGTCGTATAGATTAACTTTGTAAGCATGTAGTAGCTTTTATTATCACAAATTTTGCGCAAATGAAAAATTAGTTGTTTTCAACACTTTTCTTCTTTGACAATCTTGTTCAAtctttctttttattattaattatgatCTTGTTTGTTCATATTTAATCATTTATGAGTTAAGAGAGCTAATTTGTACTCTTGGAATCTAAACTTTCTAATATTATAATGTTTTGAAATATTGGAAGTATAATTTTATTGttattgaaaaagtaaaataaagTATAAACTAATTTAGATTAATTGTAAATTCAGTTGTGGAagtgataattaaataataaatattattttatgaaagtaaatgtaaaaggGATTTAGATACTTAACTTCGAAATGAAGGAAAAGAAATAATTTTGATGTTACATTGAAACTTATctattttgaaattgaaaataattCTTCTCTATCTATACTTCTCGAAATCAAAGCAACTTGTCAAGTTTGTCATGGGTTGATCCCATATCTATGGGCATACATACAACTAGATGACATTTGAGATCCTTAAATCTTATTAGGAATATTGCGTAATTTTATTTgcatttcacctcaaagtctactCCCACTAAATATTAAGTATTACCATATCAAAAATATATTACGGAGTCTATCAAATCTCTAGAGTCATGTTCTTGTAGGTCAACCCTTAAAAATAACATATTTATGGAAGTGGAAGTGCTCAAGGACAATAATCTTCACTCATGCAAATTATCTAGAATGACAATACAAGTTTAGATTTATTTTAATACTCCAATTCAATATTTTCCTAGAATGATACACGAATGATAATTGGACAAAGCTCAAATGTgttcaaatatgaaaataaaaaaccTGCATTCAATGTCTTTAAATACCACTAATAAAAATAAATCGTGTAAAACATGTACCAAGGTAACACATAGTAAGAAAGAAATGTTTGGGAAttagcaaattttgaattttaaaattttaaaaattaaggtgTTAAATATGTGTGGGGGATTGATCATGTGCCCATACAATTGACTCATCAAAAGGAAGCAATAAGATCAAGGTGGGGAATGAACAAAAAGACAATTTGGGCATAATAAGCATTGTGAATATCAAATTTATAGGTATATTTGTACAATTGTGGATGAGATGAGGTTAGATATGTATGAATGTGTGCAAATGAATTAGTACTATATATCAATGATTAGCTCAACCTTGCACAAGATTCTGCCATCTTTTATATGTAATTATATTAAGGCATTACATCAAAATAGATTAAAAACTAAATGAGAATTGACATGGGTATACAAACTTTTCCATTACAGTTTAACCCCACTTTGACGTGCATGTGAATTGAATAAAATGGTCATGTATCTCAAAACATCTAAGCACTCACAAACATGcatctaaattaaattttaatataaaatgttAGAAAAGTTTATATAAAGTAATGGACCCCTCTAGATCTCATTATATGTGTCTTTCATTAGCATGTGTGCTCCATGAGaatattcaatttaaaaaaaaaagaagacacGCAATGAATAGCTTTATCATCCAAGTAAATATAAAGAccaaataagataaaataaaattgtcaacaattataaaaaataaatctaaGAGAAAGTAGAGATAGAAAAAGTTTGCCTATATAGaaggtgttggcaaatgcacactccaatgagaaattgtaggtgattgaaggtattgtcattgatggcaaccttacaattatatgataccggcaggcaccagcactggcagactctacaccggcatacagttcaccgacaccgataagattaccggcaccctggccgacaggatttctgtttaattatattttgtatttaattgtaaaatccttttgtaagccgacatggcggattgtaatatgactcatataagtatgagatcttgtaggtcatttggaaTATGTATGGTTAGAAAaatgcagacctaatgtgcaaattgtaaggcagattttggataagggtttatgattattacagagcttaaaccggtactgaacctggcatagcagatgctgatctgaagcagtacatgacattggatttgtataatccatttttgtaagttagtgagacttcttttgtaactaaatagtgtgctctaggcacttgtccttcctgcatgtgcaggcccctattgtaaacagtaatattcctttattggccagtaagcgaatattgtgggtcacaaatcccaccaaggtttttcccacaccaggtttcctcgttaaaaattttgtgttatggtgtgtctttcatgttgtgcttattgttcttatttactgcattaattttggttaactggtacactgttttggaatgcttttcatataataagttcagaaaattcacaaacaggtcagatattgattcacccccccccccctctcagtatctttgggaatcctaacaattggtatcagagcttggtcctctattttcaaaagcctaacagcttgaggaagatcctaacactggtagagatggaaaacttgagaaagcaattggaaatagctctttcagactatgatgcagaaaaagtgaaaaatatcaaacttgaagatgatctgaaggctgcacaggatatcattcaaggacttcaagagaatctcactattgcaaggaacaaaagaagagaactttgtgaaaagatgcagaatgatgatgatgaaaaagaaactcttaatgatctggtgaacaaactaagacaagaaaatagtacaatgaggaatgagatgcaggatatgactatgagattttgtaaagaaactaaaaattggaagaagaatcaatgatgttgcaaatgaaaatctaagactcagtcatgagaatgatatgctaaaaacatatctaattcacttagaacatgacaaaactgaactcatgagacagaaagatttcttggaaaatgagttggctactgcaaatcaacacaaggagaaattcaagaaaagttcagaggaacttgatgacatgctgaagaatcaaaaacctaatggtgatacaaatggccttggctttgaagttggtgaaatctccggtagtgcaaacaatcatgatcacagcaaaccagtaagacaacctaatgcttacaaatttaatgggaaatgctttaactgtaacaagtatggtcatagagaaaatcagtgtagatctagaaattatcagaacactaatacacccactggtcaatgttctaaatgcaacaaagttggtcataattcagaaaattgcaaaatgaatgtaagatgttatgtttgtggaagatttagacatctatctaatcaatgcagaacacataccggcataggatatgggaaagctattcagaaaaacaatgtgacttgttatacttgtaacaagattggacacattgcaaaattttggaGAAGTAAGCCATCACTGGCaaacaacaaaggacccagcttgaaaggaaaagaaaaggttgaagaggtaaagcaagaattttcaaaacaatggattagaaagtcagatcagaatgttgatgggaa
This genomic stretch from Cryptomeria japonica chromosome 8, Sugi_1.0, whole genome shotgun sequence harbors:
- the LOC131035905 gene encoding NDR1/HIN1-like protein 10; this encodes MPEAGARKRVMPPMQGKVPRFVCGVITCIIVVVGLVVLIAWLSLQPHKPKYYLEYGSASFLKVSDDGMVSAKMQFNLTTRNSNKKIGIYYDRIAVMMSYDGDYFAWGSMLPFYQHHKNTTYLHTNLYGEMVNLQGAKSHDLRLEHSSGKVDLVLEVYASVRFKVGSWKSGHYTLRVKCRNAKLDVTNGTFQRTKCKVKV